The proteins below are encoded in one region of Halalkalicoccus jeotgali B3:
- the sufD gene encoding Fe-S cluster assembly protein SufD, with translation MSAIQHADISEETVEKISEKLDEPEWLLDARLEALEALDSLELPSVIQTPGRRWTNLEDLDFEALVDPLDAAEEKDQVGPDDVEVLPFAEAAREHEDLVREHFGSIIDPEENYLTALSTALFTTGTVVYVPRNVDAEDVTIRTTMNSGSLFNYTLVVTEQSSSVTILERQSTGESVESEEGRYYSGIVEIAAGENSHVQYGSLQDLDEETYNYTLKHGVTDQYSTISWIEGNLGSRLTKSGVETTLSGEGSETKIVGAFFGHDDQHFDINSRVWHRAEHTTADLVTRGVLDDRSRSVYEGVQDVGSEAWDTNSYQRENTLMLSDESEADASPKLIINNHDTEASHSATVGQVDKEDLFYMISRGVDPQSARNMLVEGFFVPVLDEIEVDELREDLEGRIKERLR, from the coding sequence ATGAGCGCCATCCAGCACGCGGACATCTCGGAGGAAACGGTAGAGAAGATCTCCGAGAAGCTCGACGAGCCCGAGTGGCTCCTCGACGCTCGGTTGGAGGCGCTGGAGGCGCTCGACTCGCTTGAGCTCCCCAGCGTCATCCAGACGCCGGGGCGGCGATGGACGAACCTCGAAGACCTCGACTTCGAGGCGCTGGTCGATCCCCTCGACGCGGCCGAGGAGAAGGACCAAGTCGGTCCCGATGACGTCGAGGTACTGCCCTTTGCGGAGGCCGCACGCGAGCACGAGGACCTCGTTCGCGAGCACTTCGGCTCGATCATCGACCCGGAGGAGAACTACCTGACGGCGCTGTCGACTGCCCTGTTCACCACGGGGACGGTGGTTTACGTCCCGCGCAACGTCGACGCCGAGGACGTGACGATCCGGACGACGATGAACTCCGGGTCGCTGTTCAACTACACGCTCGTCGTGACCGAGCAGTCGAGTTCGGTCACCATTCTGGAGCGCCAGTCGACCGGCGAGTCGGTCGAGAGCGAGGAGGGTCGCTACTACAGCGGCATCGTCGAGATCGCGGCGGGCGAAAACAGCCACGTCCAGTACGGCAGCCTGCAGGACCTCGACGAGGAGACGTACAACTACACGCTCAAGCACGGCGTCACCGACCAGTACTCGACGATCAGCTGGATCGAGGGCAACCTCGGCTCGCGGCTGACGAAGTCGGGCGTCGAGACCACGCTTTCGGGCGAGGGATCGGAGACGAAGATCGTCGGGGCCTTCTTCGGCCACGACGACCAGCACTTCGACATCAACTCGCGTGTGTGGCATCGTGCGGAGCACACCACCGCCGACCTCGTGACCCGCGGCGTGCTCGACGATCGCTCGCGCTCGGTCTACGAGGGTGTCCAGGACGTCGGCAGCGAGGCCTGGGACACCAACTCCTACCAGCGTGAGAACACGCTCATGTTGAGCGACGAGAGCGAGGCCGACGCCTCCCCGAAGCTCATCATCAACAACCACGACACCGAGGCGAGCCACTCGGCGACCGTCGGACAGGTCGACAAGGAAGACCTGTTCTACATGATCTCGCGCGGTGTCGACCCCCAGTCGGCGAGGAACATGCTCGTCGAGGGCTTTTTCGTGCCCGTTCTCGACGAGATCGAAGTCGACGAGCTGCGTGAGGACCTCGAAGGACGTATCAAAGAGCGGCTCCGATAG
- a CDS encoding threonine synthase, producing the protein METTAAFVGLSCIDCGERFDPDANRCPACGGILDPAYDYGVIDLTREELAERPFDSMWRYEELLPFPRESAITIEEGATPLVECEKLAAEMGVGRVLIKDEGRNPTGSFKDRGQTVAMTAAAQQGASDVALASAGNAGQAAAAYAGRADIDAHVFLPSRAGFTNKAMVNVHGGDMTVVGGRIGDAGAAYADAMAEEGESEGWHSVGTFVTPYRHEGKKTMAYETIEQLDWEVPDAVVYPTGGGVGLVGMHKAATELRELGLIDELPAMYAAQSSGCAPIVEAFEAGKDRHEPVEHPDTICGGIEIPDPGASPWILECLRESGGGAVATDDEEILESAIGVAKGEGVEMGATCAAAASGAWKLADEGEFGADDTVVLLNTATSNKDSDVLRSHLMGKGI; encoded by the coding sequence ATGGAGACGACCGCGGCGTTCGTCGGCCTCTCGTGTATCGACTGTGGCGAGCGGTTCGACCCGGACGCCAATCGCTGTCCGGCGTGTGGTGGAATCCTCGATCCCGCCTACGACTACGGGGTGATCGACCTCACGCGGGAGGAACTCGCCGAGCGCCCCTTCGACTCGATGTGGCGCTACGAGGAACTGTTGCCCTTCCCCCGCGAATCGGCGATCACGATCGAGGAGGGCGCGACGCCGCTTGTCGAGTGCGAAAAGCTCGCCGCGGAGATGGGTGTCGGCCGGGTGCTGATCAAGGACGAGGGACGGAACCCGACGGGGAGTTTCAAGGACCGCGGCCAGACGGTGGCGATGACCGCCGCCGCCCAGCAGGGCGCGAGCGACGTCGCGCTCGCCTCGGCGGGCAACGCCGGGCAGGCCGCCGCCGCCTACGCCGGCCGGGCCGACATCGACGCACACGTCTTTCTCCCCTCGCGAGCGGGCTTTACGAACAAAGCGATGGTGAACGTTCACGGCGGCGATATGACCGTCGTCGGCGGGCGGATCGGCGACGCGGGAGCGGCTTACGCCGACGCGATGGCCGAGGAGGGCGAGAGCGAGGGGTGGCACTCTGTCGGGACGTTCGTCACGCCCTATCGTCATGAGGGAAAGAAGACGATGGCCTACGAGACGATCGAGCAACTGGACTGGGAAGTACCCGACGCGGTCGTCTACCCGACCGGCGGCGGGGTCGGGCTCGTGGGGATGCACAAGGCCGCGACGGAACTGCGCGAACTGGGCCTGATCGACGAGCTGCCCGCGATGTACGCCGCCCAGTCGAGCGGCTGTGCACCGATCGTCGAGGCATTCGAGGCCGGCAAGGACCGCCACGAGCCCGTCGAGCATCCCGACACGATCTGTGGCGGGATCGAGATCCCCGATCCCGGCGCGAGCCCGTGGATCCTCGAGTGCCTGCGTGAATCGGGCGGCGGCGCGGTCGCGACCGACGACGAGGAGATCCTCGAAAGCGCGATCGGGGTCGCGAAAGGCGAGGGCGTCGAGATGGGTGCGACCTGCGCGGCCGCGGCAAGCGGCGCGTGGAAACTCGCCGACGAGGGCGAGTTCGGTGCCGACGACACCGTTGTCCTGCTCAACACCGCAACCTCGAACAAGGACAGCGACGTGTTGCGAAGCCACCTGATGGGAAAAGGGATCTGA
- a CDS encoding HD domain-containing protein — MGVEIKETPVSEADFESMKRFVYEYLDASVKNEDEGGRMRWYPWHSAEYRFNHTLNVLSIAETIAREEGADVDVVRVAALFHDVAKLDADQEIHAEEGARVAREYLSSRGSFPSSFIDRVCRAITAHTHSGDLADLSLESQCLLEADLLDKVGANGTVLMILRMGYEARTHMDAATMVERVYERGADACERIESDTGGSIAHERLKRVRWFREWLEMEVPEMECDPDSLE, encoded by the coding sequence ATGGGCGTTGAAATAAAAGAGACGCCCGTCTCGGAGGCGGATTTCGAGTCGATGAAGCGCTTTGTCTACGAGTATCTCGACGCGAGTGTGAAAAACGAAGACGAGGGCGGACGAATGCGCTGGTATCCGTGGCACTCCGCGGAGTACCGGTTCAACCACACGCTGAACGTCCTCTCGATCGCCGAGACGATCGCCCGAGAGGAGGGTGCCGATGTCGACGTCGTCCGGGTCGCCGCGCTCTTTCACGATGTCGCCAAACTCGACGCCGACCAGGAGATCCACGCCGAGGAGGGCGCCCGCGTCGCCCGCGAGTATCTGTCCTCCCGGGGGTCTTTCCCCAGTTCGTTCATCGACCGGGTCTGCCGGGCGATCACAGCCCACACGCATTCGGGCGATCTGGCGGACCTCTCGCTCGAAAGTCAGTGTCTCCTCGAGGCCGATCTGCTCGATAAGGTCGGCGCGAACGGGACAGTCCTCATGATACTGCGGATGGGCTATGAGGCACGCACCCACATGGACGCCGCGACGATGGTCGAGCGGGTCTACGAGCGTGGGGCGGACGCCTGCGAGCGTATCGAGAGCGATACCGGCGGTAGCATCGCCCACGAGCGTCTCAAGCGCGTGCGGTGGTTTCGCGAGTGGCTCGAGATGGAGGTCCCCGAAATGGAGTGCGATCCCGACTCCCTAGAGTAA
- a CDS encoding polysaccharide deacetylase family protein, translating into MNGSQKPLTKRAFLSTVGAACLTGCLGAGETRSDPNETTNEGNRTDGNETDPESQPESEPEPEPESEEPTLFLDGDPREEFWDRGECWQDCESTDEWDLLSGSLETSTEHVYRDSRSVRLTSADDGESAVRIPLEGYDLTETSFSLAMYIESPGDHYSPSFDVNAPECDRELHFRTRHKIDEPGWIRYDLGINHTSSLESTEEAYMTISWAGEDVEWYLDDIRAVPVTEEPRLFVQFDDSLRSTHDTAFPIMREYDIPATVFTITGRIGNTGSLTLDQMTEMQEAGWEFASHTHTHQRTGELPLDEQRAELEEAKRWLLEHGFGESASLLAYPFGSFTTDTMDIAADYYDFATHGQRGATNRTINSPLSVNRHPGDDAGRSMELIDILLDERLPTDTLVLYYHDVVENHETYIDPTGFAATMAYIDAQDVDCRLTTELRDYQFD; encoded by the coding sequence ATGAACGGGAGTCAAAAGCCCTTGACCAAGCGGGCCTTCCTGTCGACGGTCGGTGCGGCGTGTCTCACAGGCTGTCTCGGGGCTGGCGAAACGCGGTCGGATCCGAACGAAACCACGAACGAAGGAAACCGGACCGACGGAAACGAGACGGACCCCGAGTCACAACCGGAGTCCGAACCCGAACCGGAGCCCGAATCCGAGGAACCCACCCTGTTTCTCGACGGCGATCCCCGCGAGGAGTTCTGGGATCGCGGGGAGTGTTGGCAGGACTGTGAGTCCACGGACGAGTGGGACCTGCTCTCGGGGTCGCTCGAAACGTCGACGGAGCACGTCTATCGTGACTCTCGGTCGGTCCGCTTGACGAGTGCCGACGACGGCGAGAGCGCCGTCCGGATCCCACTCGAAGGATACGACCTCACCGAAACGTCGTTCTCGCTCGCGATGTACATCGAGTCGCCCGGCGATCACTACTCGCCGTCGTTCGACGTCAACGCTCCGGAGTGCGACCGAGAGCTTCACTTCCGGACCCGACACAAGATCGACGAACCGGGCTGGATCCGCTACGATCTGGGGATCAACCATACGTCAAGCCTCGAATCCACAGAGGAGGCCTATATGACGATCTCGTGGGCCGGCGAGGACGTCGAGTGGTACCTCGACGACATCCGAGCGGTGCCCGTCACCGAGGAACCCCGCCTGTTCGTTCAGTTCGACGATTCCCTGCGTTCGACCCACGACACCGCGTTCCCGATCATGCGCGAGTACGACATCCCGGCGACGGTCTTTACGATCACCGGGCGGATCGGTAACACAGGGAGTCTCACTCTCGATCAGATGACCGAGATGCAGGAGGCGGGCTGGGAGTTCGCGAGCCATACTCACACCCACCAACGGACCGGCGAACTCCCCCTCGACGAACAGCGAGCCGAACTCGAGGAGGCAAAGCGATGGCTACTCGAACACGGGTTCGGGGAGTCGGCCTCGCTGCTCGCCTATCCCTTCGGTTCGTTTACCACCGACACGATGGACATCGCCGCCGACTACTACGACTTCGCGACCCACGGTCAGCGCGGTGCGACGAACCGAACAATCAACTCCCCGCTGTCGGTCAATCGCCATCCCGGCGACGACGCCGGACGGTCGATGGAACTGATCGACATCCTCCTCGACGAACGCCTGCCGACCGACACGCTCGTGCTGTACTACCACGACGTCGTCGAGAACCACGAGACCTACATCGACCCGACGGGGTTCGCGGCGACGATGGCCTACATCGACGCCCAGGACGTCGATTGCCGTCTGACGACCGAACTCCGCGACTACCAGTTCGACTGA
- a CDS encoding metallophosphoesterase, with protein MRGATNSPPVFEDCLFRDRAAYFPDERTLVLADVHLGRDRASNVEFSLGEREDVLSRLDALLSRFDPREVVVAGDLLHGFDSVPHGVERSLRAFERHIEDGGARLVVTRGNHDPMLDSVLEGVVADYSIGASLACHGHERPDPAAGYVHGHIHPAITIEGRKRPCYLRGPAADGGEVLVLPAFTRLAGGVDVARAGSFRSPLLGEPDTYRPVVLDEDVDETLAFPPLSALRSHL; from the coding sequence ATGCGTGGGGCGACGAACTCCCCGCCAGTGTTCGAGGACTGTCTGTTCCGGGACCGCGCCGCCTACTTTCCCGACGAGCGCACCCTCGTGCTCGCGGACGTCCACCTCGGTCGGGATCGGGCCTCGAACGTCGAGTTCTCGCTCGGCGAGCGCGAGGACGTCCTCTCGCGACTCGACGCGCTGCTCTCACGGTTCGACCCCCGCGAGGTCGTCGTCGCGGGCGATCTGCTCCACGGGTTCGATTCGGTCCCCCACGGGGTCGAACGGAGCCTCCGGGCGTTCGAACGGCACATCGAGGACGGGGGCGCACGCCTCGTCGTGACCCGCGGCAACCACGATCCGATGCTCGATTCGGTTCTAGAGGGGGTCGTCGCCGACTACTCGATCGGGGCCTCCCTCGCCTGTCACGGCCACGAACGGCCCGACCCCGCCGCGGGCTACGTCCACGGGCACATCCACCCCGCGATCACCATCGAGGGACGAAAGCGCCCCTGCTATCTCCGGGGTCCGGCGGCCGACGGCGGCGAGGTGCTCGTCCTGCCGGCCTTCACGCGGCTGGCCGGGGGCGTCGACGTCGCCCGCGCTGGGTCGTTTCGCTCGCCGTTGCTCGGGGAGCCTGATACCTATCGGCCGGTCGTCCTCGACGAGGACGTAGACGAGACCCTCGCGTTCCCGCCGCTGTCGGCGCTCCGATCGCATCTCTGA
- a CDS encoding TMEM165/GDT1 family protein: protein MSGWVEVAAVAFVTQLAVLPGEKVQFIIAGLSTRYSPWTVVGAAGLAFAGWTALEILFGRALQTVLSPTALTALTGGLFLLFAALLYRSMPAADGERTDGGHTILTPDLDAPTVFGHDLSDSFGGFVPIFLLMASGEFGDKTQLVTIGLAAEYGATSAIWVGEMLAIIPVSLANAFFFHKFSRRIDLRKAHLLGAVLFALFALDSFLSVLTGVSVWEAVVGTVSTLVGSVL, encoded by the coding sequence GTGAGCGGCTGGGTCGAGGTTGCGGCAGTCGCGTTCGTCACCCAGTTGGCCGTGTTGCCCGGCGAGAAGGTCCAGTTCATCATCGCCGGCCTCTCGACGCGCTACAGCCCGTGGACCGTCGTCGGCGCCGCCGGGCTGGCGTTTGCGGGCTGGACGGCCCTCGAGATCCTCTTCGGTCGGGCACTGCAGACAGTTCTCTCCCCGACGGCGCTGACCGCGCTGACCGGCGGGTTGTTCCTCCTGTTCGCGGCGTTGCTCTACCGGTCGATGCCCGCGGCCGACGGGGAACGAACCGACGGGGGGCATACGATACTCACACCGGACCTCGACGCGCCGACCGTGTTCGGGCACGACCTCTCGGACTCCTTCGGCGGGTTCGTCCCGATCTTCCTGCTGATGGCGAGCGGCGAGTTCGGCGATAAGACCCAGCTCGTCACGATCGGGCTGGCGGCCGAGTACGGCGCGACGAGCGCCATCTGGGTCGGCGAGATGCTTGCGATCATCCCGGTGAGCCTCGCCAACGCCTTCTTCTTCCACAAGTTCTCCCGCCGCATCGACCTCCGAAAGGCCCACCTGCTGGGGGCGGTCCTGTTTGCCCTCTTCGCGCTCGACTCGTTCCTCTCGGTCCTGACGGGCGTCTCCGTCTGGGAGGCGGTCGTGGGGACCGTCTCGACCCTCGTCGGGAGCGTTCTCTGA
- a CDS encoding NAD(P)/FAD-dependent oxidoreductase, protein MDVVVVGGGLAGLVCARHLAREGADVTLFEREPAVGGRVRSRHEGGYTFDRGFQVLFTAYPAAKRELDYDALDLRYFTPGACLARPGRRSVLSDPLRDPGLLAESALNREVTLGDKLRTLALRRRLSNVDPEELFSGGDQTIRAALLERGFSEDFIEHFAAPFYGGITLDRALSSSAATFAYTFAMLSRGRIAVPAAGMGEIPEQLADAARGAGATIETDSEVDSIDGTTVSRGGESVSADAVVVATDPKRARELTGVDSIPTEARGCLTQWYSLSEPLDCGKRLLLNVADDAPNHVVPHTAVAPEYAPEDETLLSATFLGEPDGSDEDLTARTREALASWFPERSVDSLSLLHTDRLPFSQFAQPPGFYRDLPDVRDPEGPVYLAGESTQWSSIQGAIESGRVAAEAVLEDSA, encoded by the coding sequence ATGGACGTCGTGGTCGTCGGCGGCGGGCTCGCGGGACTGGTCTGTGCTCGCCACCTCGCACGCGAAGGGGCTGACGTAACGCTGTTCGAGCGCGAACCCGCGGTCGGCGGGCGGGTGCGCTCGCGCCACGAGGGCGGCTATACGTTCGATCGGGGCTTTCAGGTCCTCTTTACCGCCTACCCCGCCGCAAAACGCGAACTCGACTACGACGCGCTCGACCTGCGCTATTTCACGCCCGGGGCGTGTCTCGCCCGGCCCGGACGGCGCTCGGTGCTCTCGGACCCGCTTCGGGACCCCGGCTTGCTCGCCGAGTCGGCGCTCAATCGGGAGGTAACGCTGGGCGATAAACTCCGGACGCTCGCGCTCCGTCGACGGCTCTCGAACGTCGACCCCGAGGAGCTCTTTTCGGGCGGGGACCAGACCATCCGAGCGGCGCTGCTCGAACGGGGCTTTTCCGAGGACTTCATCGAGCACTTCGCCGCGCCCTTCTACGGTGGGATCACGCTCGATCGGGCGCTGTCGAGTTCGGCCGCCACCTTCGCCTATACCTTCGCGATGCTCTCGCGCGGGCGGATCGCCGTCCCCGCCGCGGGGATGGGGGAGATCCCCGAGCAACTGGCCGACGCGGCACGCGGGGCGGGCGCGACGATCGAAACCGACAGCGAGGTCGACTCCATCGATGGGACGACCGTCTCGCGTGGTGGCGAGTCAGTTTCGGCCGACGCCGTCGTCGTCGCGACCGATCCGAAACGCGCCCGGGAGCTGACGGGCGTCGACTCGATCCCGACCGAGGCCCGGGGCTGTCTCACCCAGTGGTATTCGCTCTCCGAACCCCTCGACTGCGGGAAGCGCCTGCTACTCAACGTCGCCGACGACGCGCCAAACCACGTCGTTCCCCACACCGCGGTCGCCCCGGAGTACGCACCCGAGGATGAAACGCTCCTGAGCGCGACGTTTCTCGGCGAACCCGACGGATCCGACGAGGATCTCACAGCGCGTACCCGCGAGGCGCTCGCCTCGTGGTTCCCCGAACGCTCGGTCGATTCGCTCTCGCTGTTACACACCGACCGGCTCCCCTTCTCGCAGTTCGCCCAGCCGCCGGGCTTCTACAGGGACCTACCCGACGTCCGCGACCCCGAGGGACCGGTCTATCTCGCAGGCGAGTCCACGCAGTGGTCCTCGATCCAGGGTGCGATCGAGAGCGGCCGGGTCGCCGCCGAGGCGGTCCTCGAGGATTCGGCGTGA
- a CDS encoding ribonuclease H-like domain-containing protein, with protein MRVENCFIAADGVGERTERKLWEAGLTDWDAFSAAGTMPVGDARSDAIESFIDEARDELDRRNAAFFAERLPSASHWRFYENFRPDACFFDIETTGLSKDRDRVTTASFHRGGETETLVAGEDLTGGAIERELDSADLLVSFNGARFDVPFLETAFDLSIETPHLDLMYPCRKAGLTGGLKAVERELGIEREEDGVDGREAVRLWHAYERGDEAALEKLIRYNRDDTRNLATLADRVASRLDGDVFGAFR; from the coding sequence GTGCGCGTAGAGAACTGTTTCATCGCCGCAGACGGCGTGGGCGAGCGAACCGAGCGGAAACTCTGGGAGGCCGGCCTCACTGATTGGGACGCGTTCTCGGCGGCGGGGACGATGCCCGTCGGAGACGCCCGCAGCGACGCCATCGAGTCGTTCATCGACGAGGCACGGGACGAACTCGACCGACGAAACGCCGCCTTCTTCGCCGAGCGGCTCCCCTCGGCGAGCCACTGGCGTTTCTACGAGAACTTCCGACCCGACGCCTGTTTCTTCGACATCGAGACGACCGGCCTCAGCAAGGACCGCGATCGGGTAACGACCGCGAGTTTCCATCGCGGCGGCGAGACCGAGACGCTGGTGGCGGGCGAGGACCTCACCGGCGGGGCGATCGAGCGCGAACTCGACTCGGCGGACCTGCTCGTCAGCTTCAACGGCGCGCGCTTCGACGTGCCCTTCCTCGAGACCGCCTTCGACCTCTCGATCGAGACGCCCCACCTCGATCTGATGTATCCCTGCCGGAAGGCGGGGCTGACGGGCGGGCTGAAGGCGGTCGAGCGCGAGTTGGGGATCGAGCGCGAGGAAGACGGCGTCGACGGCCGCGAGGCGGTCAGATTGTGGCACGCCTACGAGCGCGGCGACGAGGCCGCCCTCGAGAAGTTGATCAGGTACAACCGCGACGACACCCGCAACCTCGCGACCCTCGCCGATCGGGTCGCCTCCCGGCTCGACGGGGACGTCTTCGGGGCATTTCGGTGA
- a CDS encoding alanyl-tRNA editing protein: MTDPLYLGDPTVREFEARVERVIDDGDAARVVLDATHFYPEGGGQPADRGALSGSENWPVRDVRKTDEIYHTVEGEGPTVGERVVGEIDREHRAAHMQYHTAQHLLSAVLLEEYDAPTTGNQLYADHARLDCAYERFTDEDLDALETRMNELVGAAMDVRWYTLGRERAQTELDPERTRLDLLPESITEIRIVEIGDGIGSTPNGEPSGPSTVFDRVACAGTHVSNTAEIGRVEVTGRRTQGSDEERVEFVLVDE, from the coding sequence ATGACCGATCCGCTGTACCTCGGCGATCCGACGGTTCGGGAGTTCGAAGCGCGCGTCGAGCGCGTCATCGACGACGGCGACGCGGCGCGGGTCGTCCTCGACGCCACCCATTTCTACCCCGAGGGCGGCGGCCAACCCGCCGATCGCGGGGCGCTCTCGGGAAGCGAGAACTGGCCCGTCCGCGACGTCCGAAAGACCGACGAGATCTACCACACCGTCGAGGGCGAGGGCCCAACAGTCGGCGAGCGCGTGGTCGGGGAGATCGACCGAGAGCACCGGGCCGCACATATGCAGTATCACACCGCTCAGCACCTGCTGTCGGCGGTCCTCCTCGAGGAGTACGACGCACCTACGACCGGCAATCAGCTCTACGCCGACCACGCCCGCCTCGATTGTGCGTACGAGCGCTTTACCGACGAGGATCTCGACGCGCTCGAAACCCGAATGAACGAACTGGTCGGGGCGGCCATGGACGTGCGGTGGTACACGCTCGGTCGCGAACGTGCGCAGACGGAACTCGACCCCGAACGCACCCGTCTCGACCTCCTGCCCGAGAGCATCACCGAGATTCGGATCGTCGAGATCGGCGACGGGATCGGTTCGACCCCGAACGGGGAGCCGAGCGGCCCGTCGACGGTCTTTGATCGAGTGGCGTGTGCGGGAACGCACGTCTCGAACACCGCGGAAATCGGGCGCGTTGAGGTAACGGGCCGTCGGACGCAGGGTTCGGACGAGGAGCGCGTCGAATTCGTCCTCGTAGACGAATAG
- a CDS encoding LysE family translocator, which translates to MTGTLGAILAGILLGLSLAAPPGPMNAIIAEESVLRGWDAGFRAGLGAMSADACFFVVALAGVTAVIREAEAVRAGMMAVGGLLMLYFALDAAKSTGESVVGTDRDPNSTGFRRTFALALTNPYQVLWWLTVGVTLLDPGTLAVPVLDEVHVATGSAAIVVGFFVGIGLWITAFPLVLTRADRRIDGFTPAIAATSALVLAGFGLLFLYRALFLL; encoded by the coding sequence GTGACCGGCACTCTCGGCGCGATACTGGCCGGCATCCTGCTCGGACTCTCGCTTGCGGCCCCGCCGGGGCCGATGAACGCGATCATCGCCGAGGAGAGCGTCCTCCGGGGATGGGATGCGGGCTTCCGGGCGGGACTGGGTGCGATGAGTGCCGACGCCTGCTTTTTCGTCGTCGCGCTCGCGGGCGTCACCGCCGTGATACGGGAGGCCGAGGCGGTGCGCGCGGGGATGATGGCGGTCGGCGGGTTGCTCATGCTCTACTTCGCGCTCGACGCCGCGAAAAGCACGGGCGAGTCGGTCGTCGGTACGGATCGGGACCCGAACTCGACGGGGTTTCGCCGGACGTTCGCACTCGCGTTGACCAACCCCTATCAGGTCCTCTGGTGGCTCACCGTCGGTGTGACGCTGCTCGATCCGGGCACGCTTGCGGTTCCGGTTCTCGACGAGGTGCACGTCGCGACCGGGAGCGCGGCCATCGTCGTCGGTTTCTTCGTGGGGATCGGACTGTGGATTACGGCGTTCCCGCTGGTGCTCACGCGGGCGGACCGACGGATCGACGGGTTCACACCGGCGATAGCCGCGACGAGCGCACTCGTTCTGGCCGGGTTCGGGCTGCTCTTCCTGTATCGGGCGCTTTTCTTACTCTAG
- a CDS encoding J domain-containing protein, with protein sequence MQSEFVWFLPWWLVVGVLVGLAIGLVIAGVFAVGARLFPDRRREPIASGEHRKHAEIRRYLRAIDEPFVENGEIAGEVIEFYLPERDVAITFDARAFFRIEATDTHGVLVEHEMPGIHLGRRLPFETPALTAGVGTDEAAMAAFATLGLPTDANEAQIKAAYREKVKRVHPDQGGDRESFERVRTAYATARSHVADEEESAEALAT encoded by the coding sequence GTGCAGTCGGAGTTCGTGTGGTTCCTCCCGTGGTGGCTCGTCGTCGGCGTCCTGGTCGGGCTCGCCATCGGACTCGTGATCGCCGGGGTGTTCGCCGTCGGCGCCCGTCTGTTTCCCGACCGACGACGCGAGCCGATCGCGAGTGGGGAACACAGGAAACACGCGGAGATCCGGCGTTACCTCCGGGCCATCGACGAACCCTTCGTCGAGAACGGCGAGATCGCGGGGGAGGTCATCGAGTTCTACCTCCCCGAGCGCGACGTGGCGATCACCTTCGACGCGCGGGCCTTTTTCCGGATCGAAGCGACCGACACCCACGGCGTGCTCGTCGAACACGAGATGCCGGGCATCCACCTCGGGCGCCGACTCCCCTTCGAGACGCCGGCGTTGACCGCCGGGGTCGGGACCGACGAGGCCGCGATGGCCGCCTTCGCCACCCTCGGCCTACCGACCGACGCGAACGAGGCCCAAATCAAGGCCGCCTATCGCGAGAAGGTAAAGCGCGTCCACCCGGATCAGGGCGGGGATCGCGAGTCCTTCGAGCGGGTGCGGACGGCCTACGCCACCGCCCGCAGCCACGTCGCCGACGAAGAGGAGAGCGCCGAGGCGCTCGCAACCTGA
- a CDS encoding metal-dependent transcriptional regulator, which translates to MNTADQYLKAIYVVQRAENGPAATGALADRLEVSPASVNEMIGKLADRGLVDHEKYKGASLTDEGIVRARNALQTYCIIERFLANVLEVEEFRTEARELESVIDETVGDRLDTIIDRRSDCPDCFDPESDACEYLEFCLEEPAD; encoded by the coding sequence GTGAACACGGCCGATCAGTATCTCAAAGCGATCTACGTCGTACAGCGTGCGGAGAACGGGCCGGCCGCGACCGGTGCGCTCGCCGATCGGCTGGAGGTCAGTCCCGCGAGCGTCAACGAGATGATCGGCAAACTCGCCGACCGGGGCCTGGTCGACCACGAAAAGTACAAGGGGGCCTCGTTGACCGACGAGGGGATCGTCCGGGCACGAAACGCACTCCAGACCTACTGCATCATCGAACGGTTCCTCGCGAACGTCCTCGAGGTCGAGGAGTTCCGCACGGAGGCCCGCGAACTCGAGAGCGTCATCGACGAAACCGTCGGGGATCGATTGGATACGATCATCGACCGCCGGTCGGACTGTCCCGATTGTTTCGATCCCGAGAGCGACGCCTGTGAGTATCTCGAGTTTTGTCTCGAGGAACCGGCGGATTGA